ACGCTTCGAGCCGGGCACGGGGCGCACGACCGCGGCATCGCTCGGGCCGTCGTTCTCGGCACCGACGAGCGGCTTCACGATGCTGCCGGCTTGCACTTCGTGATCGTACTGCCGGATGACCCATTCCTTGCTCGCCACGTTGAGCGAGCCGAGAATCAAGCGCAGCTCGGGCGTGTAGTCCCAGGTGTATTTCGTCGGCAACGGTTGTTGCGAGGTCGGAGCCGGCGAATAGATCGCTTCGCGCACGACCGGAGGCCGACCTCCGTGGAGAAACTCCATCGCCAGGTCGGCGACTTGCGCTTCGTTGTACAAGAGCTTTAAGCGGCCCGTCGGCACGAACTTGCCGATGATCGTCGCTTCGACCGACTCGCTCGCGCAGAGCGCGGCGAACTCTTCCCATTTGTCGGCCGAGACGGAAAGGACCATCCGTTCCTGCGCTTCCGAGATCCACATTTCGGTGTAAGTGAGTCCGTCGTACTTGAGCGGAATGCGGTCGAGCCATACTTCTGCGCCGAGGTCTTCCCCCATCTCGCCGACGGCGCTGGAGAAGCCCCCTGCCCCGCAATCGGTGATCGCGGTGTAGAGATTACGATCGCGGGCTTCGAGAATCACATCGAGCACCATCTTCTCGGTAATCGCATTGCCGATCTGCACGGCTCCGCCGCTCAACGTTTCGCTTTCGGTCGTGAGTTCGGCGGAGCTGAACGTCGCTCCGTGGATGCCGTCGCGACCGGTTCTTCCCCCGACGGCGACGATATAGTCGTTCGGCAGCGTTTGCTTGAACGCCTTATCGACCGGGATCAAACCGACGTTGCCGCAGTAGACGAGCGGGTTGGCGAGGTAGCGTTCGTCGAAGAAAAGCGCGCCGTTGACGGTCGGAATTCCCATCCGGTTGCCGTAGTCGCGCACACCGGAAACGACCCCCTTCATCACGCGCTTCGGATGCAGCACCCCTTGCGGAATGCGCTCGGGCGCGAGGTCGGGGGGCGCGAAGCAAAAGACGTCGGTGTTGCAGATCGGCTTCGCGCCGAGGCCGGTCCCGAGCGGATCGCGAATCACGCCGCCGAGCCCTGTGTTGGCGCCGCCGTAAGGCTCCAGGGCCGACGGATGGTTATGCGTTTCCACTTTGAAACAAACGTGGTTCGTCTCATCGAACTTGATGACGCCGGCGTTGTCTTTGAAAACGCTCACGCACCAATCGTTCGCTCCCCAACGCTTGCGCAGTTCTTGGGTCGCGGCGAAGATCGTCTCCTTGAGCATGTTCTGAAACGTCCGCTCTTGGTTGCCGTCCGTGTAGCGAATCCGGCCGGCGAGCGTCTTGTGGCTGCAATGCTCGCTCCACGTTTGCGCGATCGTTTCAAGCTCGGCATCGGTCGGGTCGCGGCCGAGTTCGACGAAGTGCTTTTGAATCGTCTGCATCTCGATGAGGCTCAGATACAACTGCCCGGTCTTGCTGAGCTTCGCAAGCGCGGCATCGTCGAGCGTGCGATACGGCACCGTGACGAGTTGAAACACATACTTCGAGCCGAGCTCGAGCTTCGCAAACGGCAACGGCCCGACGACCGATTGCTCGATCGCATCGTTGGCGAGAATCTTCGTCGCCAGGATCTTGAGCACGGCCGGCTCGAGCGGCGAGAGCCAATACTTATGCAAAGTCCGAACCGCATCGGCCTTCAGCCCGAGATCGGCGATCGCCGACAACACGCTCTGCGCGGTCGGGTCCATCACGCCCGGCTTCGGCATCACTTGCACGAGTTGCGTCTTGCCGGCAGGCGCTTCGAGCAGCCCTCCGTTTTCTTTCGCCGCACTGCCGACCAAACCGACGACGGCCCGCTCGACGACCGAATCGCACAAGAGTTCGCGCGCGATCCGTTCGATATCGGCCCGCTCCAGCGTAGGGCCGCCGCTACCTGACTGGATCAAGAAGCCGCGCGCCGCGACGACGTCGATCTTGCCCAGACCGAGTTCGGCCGCGTCTCCCGCAACGCGCAACCCCACCAAGTCGGGCTGGCCTGCGAGCGGATAAATATCGACTTCCCAAAGTGCCACTGTGGTCTCGTCCTGTTCAAGTTGAAGTTAGTTTGTCAGCGACGCTCGACGTTCACGCCCGAGCGTAAGCAACCGCTCGACGGCCGCATCGTCGCGGCTTTCGAGGGCGGTGAGAAACTCGGCCAAGCGCGTTTGCACGAGCTGTAATGCGGCGATCACCTCGACCCGATTGTCGCCGAGGATCTGACGCCAGAGCGAACTATCCGACGCGGCGATGCGCGTCGTATCGCGCCAGCCGCCTGCGGCGAAATCGAGGTAGAATTCCGGCGTCGTGCCGGCGAGCGCCGAAGCGACGACGTGCGGCACGTGGCTCGTCGCGGCAAGCGCTTGGTCGTGCGCCTCGGGGGTCATCTCGACGACGCGCGAGCCGAGCGACTTCCAGAACTCGACGATCGCTTCTTTCGCCGCCGTCTCATTATTAAGTGCGTCGTTTTTCAGTGCGTCGTTCGCGGCCGGTGTGACGACCGTGACCCGATCTTGAAACAATCCCCGCATCGCAGCTTCGGGTCCGCTTTTCTCGCTGCCGGCGATCGGGTGGCTCCCGACGAACGTCACGCCGGCGGGCAATCGACCGGCCAGCCCGCGCACGATCGAACGCTTCGTGCTGCCGACATCGGTAATCAAGGTTCCCGGCTTGCAGGCTTGGGCTACGGTCAGCACGTCGTCGACGATCCGCCCGACCGGCGTACAGACGACGACCAACTCCGCAGCGGCGACCCCTTGGGCTAGGTCGAGCGTCGTCTCCGTGACCGCGCCGACGCGCTCGGCCGTGGCAAGGCTAGCCGCGCGGTGCC
This is a stretch of genomic DNA from Planctomycetia bacterium. It encodes these proteins:
- the purL gene encoding phosphoribosylformylglycinamidine synthase subunit PurL, encoding MALWEVDIYPLAGQPDLVGLRVAGDAAELGLGKIDVVAARGFLIQSGSGGPTLERADIERIARELLCDSVVERAVVGLVGSAAKENGGLLEAPAGKTQLVQVMPKPGVMDPTAQSVLSAIADLGLKADAVRTLHKYWLSPLEPAVLKILATKILANDAIEQSVVGPLPFAKLELGSKYVFQLVTVPYRTLDDAALAKLSKTGQLYLSLIEMQTIQKHFVELGRDPTDAELETIAQTWSEHCSHKTLAGRIRYTDGNQERTFQNMLKETIFAATQELRKRWGANDWCVSVFKDNAGVIKFDETNHVCFKVETHNHPSALEPYGGANTGLGGVIRDPLGTGLGAKPICNTDVFCFAPPDLAPERIPQGVLHPKRVMKGVVSGVRDYGNRMGIPTVNGALFFDERYLANPLVYCGNVGLIPVDKAFKQTLPNDYIVAVGGRTGRDGIHGATFSSAELTTESETLSGGAVQIGNAITEKMVLDVILEARDRNLYTAITDCGAGGFSSAVGEMGEDLGAEVWLDRIPLKYDGLTYTEMWISEAQERMVLSVSADKWEEFAALCASESVEATIIGKFVPTGRLKLLYNEAQVADLAMEFLHGGRPPVVREAIYSPAPTSQQPLPTKYTWDYTPELRLILGSLNVASKEWVIRQYDHEVQAGSIVKPLVGAENDGPSDAAVVRPVPGSKRALVIGNGMNPHYGDFDTYHMAACAIDEAMRNCVAVGADPKRIAVLDNFCWGDCELPETLGSLVRAALACYDLALVLETPFISGKDSLNNVFRFNSPDGKRNTISIPPSLLISAIGQMDDAAQAVTMDLKEAGNLLYQVGTTRNELGGSHFALVQKLSGGQVPQVEPVLAKRTFEAVHKAIKARTVRACHDLSEGGLAAAVAEMAFAGDLGARVHLAEVPYSLVLDPAVQKRTAQLAGDNEHLELHALSAMPEATAVLLFAESSSRFLCEVPQAKAKEFEKLLAGVPHALVGEVTDTGRLEIFGLPQPMRDDPDEPSELRVPRVVDATLADLKETWKKPLRFE
- a CDS encoding prephenate dehydrogenase/arogenate dehydrogenase family protein, with the protein product MKHWDTVAIVGVGLIGGSIGLDLLAQKTARRVVGIGHRAASLATAERVGAVTETTLDLAQGVAAAELVVVCTPVGRIVDDVLTVAQACKPGTLITDVGSTKRSIVRGLAGRLPAGVTFVGSHPIAGSEKSGPEAAMRGLFQDRVTVVTPAANDALKNDALNNETAAKEAIVEFWKSLGSRVVEMTPEAHDQALAATSHVPHVVASALAGTTPEFYLDFAAGGWRDTTRIAASDSSLWRQILGDNRVEVIAALQLVQTRLAEFLTALESRDDAAVERLLTLGRERRASLTN